The bacterium genomic interval ATAGGGTTTGTGCTGCCGGTGAAATTTTGCCGTTTTTGATTTCGCTGCTATTAGCATTCGTGATATTAGCAGGAAATGCGGCTAGTGTTTGCAAACCAAGCCATCGCTGGGTATCCCATGCGGTCGATATTTTCGGGTCCATCGCTTCCGTTAATCCAACCGCGACGGCTGATAGGATTAATCCTAAGAACAACCCAAGCGCCATATAGAGGACAGGGCGAGGTCGGGTAGCTCTAATAGGCGCTACGGCGGGTTCAATAATTTCTGGTCGCACAGCGGCAGCATACTCACGGACTTTCATTTCTTCAAACTTGCTCATCAGCATGGACCAAACAGGGTTGGTGACAGCTTGACGGCGCATGAGATCACGCAGGCCTTGAACTTCAGAGGGGAAGTTCAAAGTAATCTTGGTATATTTTGGCAAAAGCACATCAAGCGCTTTTTGACGGGCATCATTGGATTTAATACTGAAAAGATTGAGTGTATAATTTTTAACTAGCTCATCGCGAATTGGGTTAGAGCTTTTTTCTTTCTCAGTTATCATCATATCATCGCCAACTGATTTCCGAAGCGCATTTTTTAATTCGTTTTTAGTGGAAGCTATCTGAATATCTAATGCTTGGACTTCAGGTTGGTTGTCCTGATACTCATATTGCATCCTTGCACGCTTGATTTGTAAATCTGCCAATTCCTGCTGAAGAGTATTTACTGCTGGTGATGTGCCGATGGTATGACCCGTTTCAACGAATGGTGCCATTTTTTTGATTTCATGTTTGATAGCTTGCTGCTGTTCAACCAGGTTGAATCGACCCCATTTTAATTCCTGTTGGTCCTTTTCAAGTTCAAGCCTAATTTTTAATATCTGCGCAAACTCATCATCAGGATTTGAATAGTGATGCGTTTTTAGCCAAACTATAATTTCTTTATTAAGTTGTTGAAGTTTTGTTTCTGTTTCTTCTAAACGGCGTCGAACATCGCTTGCCGTTCCAGAAGTATCTCTTGTGTGCCTTTCAGAAGTTAAGTCTCTATAATTGCTTGCAAGTTCGTTTGCGATATCGGCAGCTTCCTTAGCAGTGCCTGCAGTTGCAGATACTTCTAAAAGCTCTGTTAGCTTTGGATGCTTGGCAATAACTCGCTTTGAAAAGTCCTCGACCCTT includes:
- a CDS encoding Wzz/FepE/Etk N-terminal domain-containing protein; amino-acid sequence: MRNLTRKKYTADVPQIRFPQDYLYLARKHRKLIGLILTVSIVSAAALIMFVPRSYESTARILIEQPQMGSALGAGAGSMLADLTGGSQAGSLETQAEIITSRPQLEKVMNKLNINERVEDFSKRVIAKHPKLTELLEVSATAGTAKEAADIANELASNYRDLTSERHTRDTSGTASDVRRRLEETETKLQQLNKEIIVWLKTHHYSNPDDEFAQILKIRLELEKDQQELKWGRFNLVEQQQAIKHEIKKMAPFVETGHTIGTSPAVNTLQQELADLQIKRARMQYEYQDNQPEVQALDIQIASTKNELKNALRKSVGDDMMITEKEKSSNPIRDELVKNYTLNLFSIKSNDARQKALDVLLPKYTKITLNFPSEVQGLRDLMRRQAVTNPVWSMLMSKFEEMKVREYAAAVRPEIIEPAVAPIRATRPRPVLYMALGLFLGLILSAVAVGLTEAMDPKISTAWDTQRWLGLQTLAAFPANITNANSSEIKNGKISPAAQTLLGRLTLAGAGTEWRVLSVVPANESANAPGLAAALAIAASNNGLRVILVDTRPETKGLKTFFPNEDTSAPQIMPVPPQEAWLASLADWRENTDLIIVDTPPLASSPQACMAVKLSERVLPVIKAGASLETCEESCLSLLDNAKAELVGVVLIDSAA